The Eggerthella guodeyinii sequence ATGGGCGCCGCCGGGAAGTCGGTGGACAGCCCCAGGGGCACGCCCGCGTCGCGCACCGTGCGGAAACGCCAGCAACGCGATGCGCGTTCGGCGCCGATGCACACGTCGTAGAACCCCGTAGATGAACCGAACGTGGCATGGAGCGGCTGCACGCTGGCACCAATGCCGAGGGCCGCCATGCGCTCGATGTCCTCGTCCGCGATCGTCTCGATATGCTCGAGGCAGTGGTGCAGCTCCTTGCGGCCGTTCGCGGCCTGGGCCTCCTCGTGCGCGTCGAGCGCCAACCGCGCCGACGCGTCGCCGATGCAGTGGACGCGCACGGGCAGCCCTGCGGCATCGGCCGCACGCACGAGGCGCTTGAACTCGTCGGGCGGCAGGTTCGTCTCGCCGCGCTGGTCGGTGCCCTCGTACGGCTCCAGCATGAACGCGGTGTGCGCCTCGATCACGCCGTCGAGCACCTGCTTCACGCCGCCCACGCGCAGGCGGGTGCCGCGCAGCTGGGCGCGCAGGTCCAGCACCTCGGGGATCTCCAGCAGCGACGGGAAGAACGTGATGCGGCAGGTGAGGTCGCCGTCCTGCTCGATCTCGCGGTACGTGTCGTAGATGTCGTCGTTGGACAGGTCGCGCGGGAACATGTCGCCCACCGCCGTGATGCCCAGCTCGCGGAACACGTCCAGCAGGCGCAGGATGGAGCCCTTGAGCCCCTTCACCTGCAACGCCAGGTCGGACACCATCGTGGAAGCCGGCTGACCCAGCAGCAGCCCCACGGGGCGGCCGCTTTCGTCGTGCACGATCTCGCCGCCCTCGGGCTGCGGCGTTGCGGCCGTGATGCCCGCCTTCGCCAGCGCCGCGCCGTTCACCCACACCGCATGGTGATCGAAGCTGCTCAGGCAAATGGGCTGGTCGGGCGCGAAGCAATCGAGCGAGTCGCGCGTGGGGGCCGCATGGTCGTCCCAGATGGCCGTGTCCCAGCCCAGGCCGTACACCCACTCGTTGTCGGGATGCGCCTCGCAGAAAGCGCGCACGCGTTCGGCGCACTCCTGCTCGCTCGTGCAGCCCATGAGGTTCACGCAGAAGTCGGGGTCGTCGTAGGCCGCGGCCGACGCGAAGTGCACGTGCGAGTCGTTGAAACCGGGGGCGATCAGCTGGTCGCCGTAGTCCGTCACCTCGGTGTCGGGGCCGGCAAGCGCCATGACCTCGTCCTTCGGCCCCGCGGCCAGCACGCGGTCGCCCGCGATGGCCACGCCGCCCGCGAGGGGTTCCAGGGTGTTGCCCGTGAACACCGCCTCGGACAGCAGAATGCGATCGGCAACCATTACGCCTCGCTCCCTTCCAGCTCCTCGGGCGCGGCAGACCTCTTCCTATCGAGCGAGCGCGGGAGCATGAGCACCGGGATGAACGCGATGGCGAAGAAGATACCCTCCAGGATGAAGTTCAGCGTGTAGTCGGTGCCGGCGATCAGGCCGATGCCGATGGGCAGCACGTAGGAGATGATCAGGCTGACCGAACCGATGACGCCGCCGGCGGAGGCCGCGTACTTCAGGCCGATCTCGGGCAGCTGGAACGGCAGCGCTTGCAGGATGGGGCCCGACGCGGCGGAGAAGATGCCGTTGAAGCACAGGAGCACCCACAGGATGATGCCCATCGGCGAGTACCAGTTGGCGATCATCACCACGCCGCCGAGGATGCAGATGACGACGAGCACGAGGCGCGGCTTGCCGGAGCGCTGGCACAGCACGGGGCCGATGATGGAGCCGAAGATGGACACGATGGTGAGGAACGCGGCCATGTTGTTGGCGGCCATGATGTCCACGCCGCGCATCTCCACCATAGCCTGCGGCAGGATGCCGGAGTAGTTCGTGGCGGTGGCCATGCCCAAGCCCGTGGCGATGGCGATGAGCCACACGAACTTGTTCTTGATGGCCACGCCGAAGTACTGCATGACCGGCTCGGACGGCGGAACCTCGGCGCCCTTCGGCTGGTTCTTCGCCAGCACGAACCACAGCACGAGGATGACGGCGAAGGCGATGGACGACCAGAGGTAGGCGTCCTGCACGCTCGGGAAGAAGGCGGACGTCGCCAGGCCGGCCGCGATGCCGCAGCACGCGGCCGCGAAGTAGATGCCCATAGCGAAATCCATCTTGTCCTCGAACCACGCACCGAACAGCTTGATGGTTGCCGCCTGCAGCACGGAAGGCGCGATGCCGGTACCCAGCATCATGATCAGCATGACGGTGAAATCGCCTGCGACCAGGCGGCCGAACGCCAGCACGACCGAGATGGCGGTCGCCACGCCCACGACGATCTTCGCGCCGAACTTGTCGGCCAGCGAGCCGCCGGGGATGGACACGAACACGCCCGCCAGCAGCGGAGCGAGCAGCAGAGCAGAGAACTGGGCCACGTCGATGCCCAGGGCGGGCATGATTTCGGTGGCCAATGCGGAAAGCTGGAACTGGATGTAGTCCGCGATGAAGATGATGAGGCACGAGACGAGCAGCACCACCCAACGATACGAGGACAACGTACGCGATTCCATGATTCCCCTCCTTTGTCGATACGAATGAAATGGTTGATACGCCGGCATCACCTGGAAGTATAGGGACTGGCTCCGGCGGCCACCATCGACCGAACTTCGTATCTTTCTACGCGCAAAGCGGTAGACCGACCGCCGCGCCCGCGAGCGCCGTCGGCTTTTTGCGCGCCCGACGCTGCGCTATACTAGGCCGTATCGGACGAACCGCAGGGTCCGCATTATCGTTGCCGGGGAGGCGCAATGCCAGACGAACAGGGGCCGCAGCCCATCAACTTGCTCACCGATGGAGAATGGCTGCACCTTATCAAGATCATCGGCTTGGCGAACCGTCTCAACGAAGACTACGCGTTCCGACGTACGATCCTCGAGCAGCTGCGCATCCTCATCCCCTACGAGTCGGCGGCGTTCTTCCTCACCGACCTGTCGAAGGTGTCCACCACGCCGAACTTCTTCGCGTCGCCCATCGGCATCGACTGCGAGGAGGGACGCCTGGACGAGTACCTCGAAACCGCCTGGGAAGGCGACAAGATTCGCGAGCTGTTCCCCACCGACGAATCGCGCGTCATCCGCGAGAGCGATTTCGTCTCGAAGGAGGAGAAGCGGTCGTCGTCCTACTACTCCGATTTTCTCGGCGGCCGCAACGTGCTCACCTGCACGTTCGCCTGCCCCAAGGGGCCGTTGGGGTCGCTCAACCTCAACCGCAAGCTCAACGACTTCAGCGACAAAGAGGTGTTCATCCTCGAAGTGCTGGAGCCGCACATCACCGAGCGCCTGTCGCAGCACCGTCTGCAAGACGGCAGCCAGAAGGATTTCGAGAAGTTCTTGCAGGATCACAACATCACCGCGCGCGAGGGCGAAGTGCTGTCGTGCCTGCTGAAGGGCATGAGCAACGGCGAGATCAGCGAGGAGCTGTGCATCAGCCCCGCCACCACGCGCAAGCATCTGGAGAACCTGTACAAGAAGGCCGGCGCGAAAAGCCGCCTGGAGCTGGCGGTGTTCGCGCGCAAGCACATGCGCGCCGGCTAGGGCAGGGGCGCAGGGTCCGATGTGGGGTCGGGGGCGGCGTCCGTCACCGGCAGGACCGGGGCGCCGACCGGCGCGACGGCGGGCGCTTCACGCACCTTCGACAGCAGCACGATGGGCACGACGGCCAGCGCGAAGCACAACGATTCCAGGATGAGGTTGAGCGAGTAGTCGGCGCCCGCGATACCCGACACGGCCAACGGCAGCCCGTAGCTGATGGCGAGGCTCACGCTTCCCACCACCCCGCCGGCCGAGCCGGCGTACTTGTGCCCGATCTCGGGAAACGCCCCGGGGAGCGCTTCGAGCACCGGCCCCGCGGCAGAACCCAACGCGCCGTTCACCAGCAGCATCGCCGCGATGCCCACCGTCCCGAACAGCGTCCAGCTCAGCAGCTTCGCGATGCCGCCCAGCACCACGATGACCGCGAGCGCGCCCTTCACGCTTCCCAGGCGCTGGCAGACGAGCGGGCCCAGCATGGAACCCGCGATCGACCCCAGCGACAGGATGGCCGCGGTCGCCCCCGCCGACTCCGGATCGAGCCCGTGCACCTCGAACAACGCCTGCGGGAACAGGCCCACGTACGCGGTGGACGTCGCCATGCCCAGGCCCACGGCGAGCGCGACGAGCCACACGTTCTTGCTGGCGGCAGCCGTTTTTAGGTAGCGCGCGACCGGTTCGCCCTCCGGCGGCTCCTCCCCCTTCGGCACGTCGCGCGCGAACAGCGCCCATGCTGCCGCGCACGCCAGAAACAGGGCCGAGGGCACGAGGAACGCGACGGCCATGTCGGCGAAGAGGTTCGACGTGGCCTGCGCGCACGCGATGCCCACCGAGGCGCTGGCGAAGTAGATGCCCATGGCCATGTTGCTCGAGCGTTTGAACCAGATGCAGAACAGCTTGATGAGCGAGGCCTGCAGCACCGCGGGGCAGCACCCCAACAGGAACATCGCGCAGAACAGCGTCGGGTAATCGCCCGCGCCCACTCGGGCGAAGCCGGCCGCCACCGACACCGCCGTGGCCACGGCCACCACCACCCGCGGGCCGAACCGGTCGCACAGCACGCCGCCGGGAATGCTGAGGAACACGCCCGACAGCAGCGGGGCCAGCAGCAGGCTGGACAGCTGCACCGAGTCCAGCCCGAAGCGCGGCACGATCAGCGGGGCAAGCGACGACATCTGGAATTGCAGGTAGTTCGTCATGAAGATGAGCGCGCAGGAAACGAGCAGGATCACCCACCGATACGGCGACAAGCGTCGGTCGCTGTCGCGATCGGCATGGCCGCCAGCACGATCGCCCACTCGGCACCCCCTCGCGTCGCCTCCCCTGATGGCAGCATCATCCCAACTTCCGACGCCGTGCGCCAGTACGCAAACCGCGTATCTTCTTAGGGTAATGCGCGTAGACGCCTACTGCGGCAACGTCACCTGCTGGTCCATCTCCAGACCGTGCAGCAAGCCGCGGAACGTCAGCCTCGTCAGCAGCTCCGACATATACGCGGGCGATTCGCGCAGCCCGCCGTTGATCCACTTGATGGTGATGCCGATGTGGGCCGAGATGATGTACTGGATGAAGTAGTCCAGCGATTCGCCCAAGCCGCCGCCCTCGAACGTGCTGAATATCTCG is a genomic window containing:
- a CDS encoding amidohydrolase, with product MVADRILLSEAVFTGNTLEPLAGGVAIAGDRVLAAGPKDEVMALAGPDTEVTDYGDQLIAPGFNDSHVHFASAAAYDDPDFCVNLMGCTSEQECAERVRAFCEAHPDNEWVYGLGWDTAIWDDHAAPTRDSLDCFAPDQPICLSSFDHHAVWVNGAALAKAGITAATPQPEGGEIVHDESGRPVGLLLGQPASTMVSDLALQVKGLKGSILRLLDVFRELGITAVGDMFPRDLSNDDIYDTYREIEQDGDLTCRITFFPSLLEIPEVLDLRAQLRGTRLRVGGVKQVLDGVIEAHTAFMLEPYEGTDQRGETNLPPDEFKRLVRAADAAGLPVRVHCIGDASARLALDAHEEAQAANGRKELHHCLEHIETIADEDIERMAALGIGASVQPLHATFGSSTGFYDVCIGAERASRCWRFRTVRDAGVPLGLSTDFPAAPMVLPLQVLYAAVARCMPDGQPAEGFHREYALALGEALQCMTQGSAWVESFDHELGTLEPGKLADLVVIDRNLFAVDDLHEIAEASVVTTIVGGETVFTR
- a CDS encoding response regulator transcription factor encodes the protein MPDEQGPQPINLLTDGEWLHLIKIIGLANRLNEDYAFRRTILEQLRILIPYESAAFFLTDLSKVSTTPNFFASPIGIDCEEGRLDEYLETAWEGDKIRELFPTDESRVIRESDFVSKEEKRSSSYYSDFLGGRNVLTCTFACPKGPLGSLNLNRKLNDFSDKEVFILEVLEPHITERLSQHRLQDGSQKDFEKFLQDHNITAREGEVLSCLLKGMSNGEISEELCISPATTRKHLENLYKKAGAKSRLELAVFARKHMRAG
- a CDS encoding MFS transporter; this encodes MGDRAGGHADRDSDRRLSPYRWVILLVSCALIFMTNYLQFQMSSLAPLIVPRFGLDSVQLSSLLLAPLLSGVFLSIPGGVLCDRFGPRVVVAVATAVSVAAGFARVGAGDYPTLFCAMFLLGCCPAVLQASLIKLFCIWFKRSSNMAMGIYFASASVGIACAQATSNLFADMAVAFLVPSALFLACAAAWALFARDVPKGEEPPEGEPVARYLKTAAASKNVWLVALAVGLGMATSTAYVGLFPQALFEVHGLDPESAGATAAILSLGSIAGSMLGPLVCQRLGSVKGALAVIVVLGGIAKLLSWTLFGTVGIAAMLLVNGALGSAAGPVLEALPGAFPEIGHKYAGSAGGVVGSVSLAISYGLPLAVSGIAGADYSLNLILESLCFALAVVPIVLLSKVREAPAVAPVGAPVLPVTDAAPDPTSDPAPLP
- a CDS encoding MFS transporter, producing the protein MESRTLSSYRWVVLLVSCLIIFIADYIQFQLSALATEIMPALGIDVAQFSALLLAPLLAGVFVSIPGGSLADKFGAKIVVGVATAISVVLAFGRLVAGDFTVMLIMMLGTGIAPSVLQAATIKLFGAWFEDKMDFAMGIYFAAACCGIAAGLATSAFFPSVQDAYLWSSIAFAVILVLWFVLAKNQPKGAEVPPSEPVMQYFGVAIKNKFVWLIAIATGLGMATATNYSGILPQAMVEMRGVDIMAANNMAAFLTIVSIFGSIIGPVLCQRSGKPRLVLVVICILGGVVMIANWYSPMGIILWVLLCFNGIFSAASGPILQALPFQLPEIGLKYAASAGGVIGSVSLIISYVLPIGIGLIAGTDYTLNFILEGIFFAIAFIPVLMLPRSLDRKRSAAPEELEGSEA